Proteins found in one Patagioenas fasciata isolate bPatFas1 chromosome 13, bPatFas1.hap1, whole genome shotgun sequence genomic segment:
- the CNOT1 gene encoding CCR4-NOT transcription complex subunit 1 isoform X3 yields the protein MNLDSLSLALSQISYLVDNLTKKNYRASQQEIQHIVNRHGPEADRHLLRCLFSHVDFSGDGKSSGKDFHQTQFLIQECASLITKPNFISTLSYAIDNPLHYQKSLKPSPHLFAQLSKVIKLSKVQEVIFGLALLNSFSSDLRGFAAQFIKQKLPDLLRSYIDADVSGNQEGGFQDIAIEVLHLLLSHLLFGQKGAFGVGQEQIDAFLKTLRRDFPQERCPVVLAPLLYPEKRDILMDRILPDSGGIAKTMMESSLADFMQEVGYGFCTSVEECRNIIMQFGVREVTAAQVARVLGMMARTHSGLTDGIPLQSISAPGSGIWSDGKDKSDGAQAHTWNVEVLIDVLKELNPSLDFKVVTYELDHPGFQIRDSKGLHIVVFGIQRGLGMEVFPVNAIYRPWKHAEGQLSFIQHSLINPDIFCFADYPCHTVATDILKAPPEDDNREIATWKSLDLIESLLRLAEVGQYEQVKQLFSFPIKHCPDMLVLALLQINTSWHTLRHELISTLMPIFLGNHPNSAIILHYAWHGQGQSPSIRQLIMHAMAEWYMRGEQYDQAKLSRILDVAQDLKALSMLLNGTPFAFVIDLAALASRREYLKLDKWLTDKIREHGEPFIQACMTFLKRRCPSILGGLAPEKDQPKSAQLPPETLATMLACLQACAGSVSQELSETILTMVANCSNVMNKARQPPPGVMPKGRPPSASSLDAISPVQIDSLAGMASLSLGGSAAPHTQSMQGFPPNLGSAFSTPQSPAKAFPPLSTQNQTTGFSGIGGLSSQLPGGLSTGSLTGIGTGALGLPAVNNDPFVQRKLSTSGLNQPTFQQSKMKPSDLSQVWPEANQHFSKEIDDEANSYFQRIYNHPPHPTMSVDEVLEMLQRFKDSNIKREREVFNCMLRNLFEEYRFFPQYPDKELHITACLFGGIIEKGLVTYMALGLALRYVLEALRKPFASKMYYFGIAALDRFKNRLKDYPQYCQHLASISHFIQFPHHLQEYIEYGQQSRDPPVKMQGSITTPGSIALAQAQAQAQVPAKAPLAGQVSTIVTTSTTTTVAKTITITRPTGVSFKKDVPPSINTTNIDTLLVATDQTERIVEPPENVQEKIAFIFNNLSQSNMTQKVEELKETVKEEFMPWVSQYLVMKRVSIEPNFHSLYSNFLDTLKNPEFNKMVLNETYRNIKVLLTSDKAAANFSDRSLLKNLGHWLGMITLAKNKPILHTDLDVKSLLLEAYVKGQQELLYVVPFVAKVLESSVRSVVFRPPNPWTMAIMNVLAELHQEHDLKLNLKFEIEVLCKNLALDINELKPGSLLKDKDRLKNLDEQLSAPKKDVKQPEELPPITTTTASTTPATSTTCTATVPPQPQYSYHDINVYSLGGLAPHITLNPTIPLFQAHPQLKQCVRQAIERAVQELVHPVVDRSIKIAMTTCEQIVRKDFALDSEESRMRVAAHHMMRNLTAGMAMITCREPLLMSIATNLKNSFATALRAASPQQRDMMEQAAAQLAQDNCELACCFIQKTAVEKAGPEMDKRLATEFELRKHARQEGRRYCDPVVLTYQAERMPEQIRLKVGGVDPKQLAVYEEFARNVPGFLPTNDLTQPTGFLAQPMKQQAWATDDVAQIYDKCMTELEQHLQSIPHTLAMNPQAQALRSLLEAVVVARNSRDAIAALGLLQKAVEGLLDATSGADADLLLRYRECHLLVLKALQDGRAYGSPWCNKQITRCLIECRDEYKYNVEAVELLIRNHLVNMQQYDLHLAQSMENGLNYMAVAFAMQLVKILLVDERSVAHVTEADLFHTIETLMRINAHSRGNAPEGLPQLMEVVRSNYEAMIDRAHGGPNFMMHSGISQASEYDDPPGLREKAEYLLREWVNLYHSAAAGRDSTKAFSAFVGQVELLERKMHQQGILKTDDLITRFFRLCTEMCVEISYRAQAEQQHNPAANPTMIRAKCYHNLDAFVRLIALLVKHSGEATNTVTKINLLNKVLGIVVGVLLQDHDVRQSEFQQLPYHRIFIMLLLELNAPEHVLETINFQTLTAFCNTFHILRPTKAPGFVYAWLELISHRIFIARMLAHTPQQKGWPMYAQLLIDLFKYLAPFLRNVELTKPMQILYKGTLRVLLVLLHDFPEFLCDYHYGFCDVIPPNCIQLRNLILSAFPRNMRLPDPFTPNLKVDMLSEINIAPRILTNFTGVMPPQFKKDLDSYLKTRSPVTFLSDLRSNLQVSNEPGNRYNIQLINALVLYVGTQAIAHIHNKGSTPSMSTITHSAHMDIFQNLAVDLDTEGRYLFLNAIANQLRYPNSHTHYFSCTMLYLFAEANTEAIQEQITRVLLERLIVNRPHPWGLLITFIELIKNPAFKFWNHEFVHCAPEIEKLFQSVAQCCMGQKQAQQVMEGTGAS from the exons attgTGAATAGGCACGGTCCCGAGGCAGACAGGCATTTACTACGCTGTCTATTCTCGCACGTGGATTTCAGTGGCGATGGTAAAAGCAGTGGCAAAGATTTTCATCAG ACTCAATTTCTGATCCAGGAGTGTGCGTCGCTGATTACAAAACCAAACTTTATCTCGACGCTGTCCTACGCCATTGACAATCCGTTGCACTATCAGAAG AGTCTAAAGCCTTCACCCCATTTATTTGCCCAATTGAGTAAAGTCATCAAATTAAGTAAAGTTCAAGAG GTGATTTTTGGTCTCGCTTTACTGAACTCTTTCAGCTCAGATCTACGAGGTTTTG CTGCCCAGTTTATCAAACAGAAACTCCCAGATCTTTTGCGCTCGTACATTGACGCGGACGTCAGTGGAAATCAAGAAGGTGGCTTCCAAGATATTGCAATAGAGGTCCTGCACCTTCTCCTCTCCCATCTCCTCTTTGGGCAGAAGGGAGCCTTTGGGGTAGGACAGGAACAGATTGACGCTTTCCTCAAAACATTACGTAGAG ATTTTCCCCAGGAGCGTTGCCCTGTGGTGCTTGCACCACTTCTATACCCTGAAAAACGGGACATTCTAATGGACAGGATCCTGCCTGATTCTGGAGGGATAGCCAAAACCATGATGGAGAGTTCTCTGGCAGATTTCATGCAGGAAGTTGGCTATGGCTTTTGTACAAG TGTTGAAGAATGTCGCAACATAATCATGCAGTTTGGTGTGCGGGAAGTCACGGCTGCCCAGgttgccagggttttggggatgATGGCTCGAACTCATTCGGGATTGACAGATGGTATTCCATTACAA TCTATTTCGGCTCCTGGCAGTGGGATTTGGAGTGATGGGAAAGATAAAAGTGATGGAGCACAAGCCCATACCTGGAATGTGGAGGTCTTAATTGATGTTCTTAAAGAGCTG AATCCTAGCCTGGACTTCAAAGTAGTTACCTATGAATTGGACCATCCGGGATTTCAGATTCGTGACAGCAAGGGCCTGCATATTGTAGTGTTTGGCATCCAGAGAGGGCTGGGCATGGAAGTTTTTCCAGTTAACGCCATATACAGACCGTGGAAGCACGCAGAGGGCCAG CTTTCCTTCATTCAACATTCCCTCATAAATCCCGACATCTTCTGTTTTGCTGACTACCCCTGTCATACTGTTGCTACGGACATCCTGAAAGCACCACCAGAGGATGACAATCGAGAAATTGCTACATG gaAGAGCCTGGATTTGATTGAATCTCTATTACGATTGGCAGAAGTGGGACAGTATGAGCAGGTTAAGCAGCTCTTCAGTTTTCCTATCAAACATTGCCCAGATATGTTGGTATTGGCCTTACTGCAGATCAACACATCCTGGCACACCTTGCGCCATGAACTTATCTCCACGCTCATGCCAATTTTCCTTGGCAACCATCCCAACTCTGCCATCATTTTGCACTATGCATGGCATGGACAG GGTCAGTCTCCTTCAATTCGTCAGCTTATCATGCATGCGATGGCAGAATGGTACATGAGAGGGGAGCAGTATGACCAGGCAAAACTGTCACGTATTCTTGATGTGGCGCAAGACTTGAAG gcctTGTCAATGCTGCTAAATGGTACTCCATTTGCCTTTGTTATTGACCTTGCTGCACTTGCCTCTCGACGGGAATACCTCAAACTTGACAAATGGCTCACAGATAAAATTCGGGAGCATGGG GAGCCCTTCATCCAGGCCTGTATGACTTTCTTAAAAAGAAGATGTCCATCTATCCTGGGTGGCCTTGCTCCAGAAAAAGATCAACCCAAAAGTGCTCAGCTTCCTCCAGAAACCTTGGCAACTATGCTGGCATGTCTGCAAGCTTGTGCTGG GAGTGTTTCTCAGGAGCTGTCAGAGaccatcctcaccatggtagccaACTGCAGTAATGTCATGAACAAGGCCAGACAGCCACCACCTGGAGTCATGCCAAAAGGACGCCCGCCCAGTGCTAGCAGCTTGGATGCCATTTCTCCTGTACAG ATCGACTCGCTTGCAGGAATGGCATCTCTTAGTTTAGGTGGCTCAGCGGCTCCTCACACCCAGAGCATGCAAGGCTTCCCTCCAAACCTGGGCTCTGCGTTCAGTACTCCTCAGTCACCAGCAAAAGCGTTCCCCCCTCTTTCCACGCAAAACCAGACAACGGGTTTCAGTGGCATCGGAGGACTCTCCTCACAGCTTCCAG GTGGTCTTAGTACGGGTAGCCTGACTGGCATAGGAACCGGAGCCCTGGGCCTTCCTGCGGTGAACAATGATCCATTCGTGCAAAGGAAGCTGAGCACATCTGGACTGAACCAGCCTACATTCCAGCAGAGTAAGATGAAACCTT CCGACTTATCTCAGGTGTGGCCAGAGGCTAATCAGCACTTTAGCAAAGAAATAGATGATGAGGCAAACAGCTACTTCCAGCGTATTTACAACCATCCACCACATCCAACCATGTCTGTAGATGAG GTCTTGGAAATGCTGCAGAGGTTTAAGGACTCCAACATTAAACGAGAACGAGAAGTGTTTAACTGTATGCTGAGGAACTTGTTTGAGGAATACCGCTTCTTTCCCCAGTACCCAGATAAAGAGCTGCACATAACAGCCTGCCTCTTCGGTGGGATCATAGAGAAAGGACTGGTTACTTATATGGCATTGGGCCTGGCCCTGCGCTATGTTCTTGAAGCCTTACGAAAGCCTTTTGCATCCAAAATGTACTATTTTGGTATTGCTGCACTAGATAGATTTAAAAATAG ACTGAAGGACTATCCCCAGTATTGTCAGCACTTGGCTTCTATTAGTCACTTTATACAGTTCCCACATCATTTACAGGAG TACATAGAATACGGACAGCAATCCAGAGATCCTCCTGTGAAGATGCAGGGTTCAATCACCACCCCTGGAAGTATTGCACTTGCCCAGGCTCAGGCCCAGGCCCAAGTTCCAGCAAAAGCTCCTCTTGCTGGCCAAGTCAGCACTATAGTAACCACCTCAACCACCACCACTGTTGCAAAAACCATTACAATTACACGACCGACTGGAGTCAGCTTCAAGAAAGATGTGCCG CCTTCCATTAATACTACCAACATTGATACGCTGTTAGTAGCAACAGATCAAACTGAGAGAATTGTGGAACCTCCAGAGAATGTCCAGGAAAAAATTGCTTTCATCTTCAATAATCTGTCTCAGTCAAATATGACACAGAAG GTTGAAGAGTTGAAGGAAACAGTGAAAGAAGAGTTCATGCCTTGGGTATCACAGTATCTGGTGATGAAGAGAGTCAGTATTGAGCCAAATTTTCACAGCTTATATTCAAACTTCCTTGACACGCTTAAGAATCCAGAGTTTAATAAAATGGTTCTGAATGAAACCTACAGAAATATCAAG GTGCTACTGACATCAGATAAAGCTGCAGCCAACTTTTCAGACCGTTCCTTGTTAAAAAACCTTGGTCACTGGCTGGGAATGATTACGCTGGCTAAAAATAAGCCCATCTTGCACACG GATTTGGATGTGAAATCACTACTACTGGAAGCCTACGTTAAGGGACAGCAGGAATTGCTTTATGTAGTGCCATTTGTTGCCAAAGTCTTAGAATCCAGTGTCAGGAGTGTG GTCTTCAGGCCTCCAAACCCATGGACGATGGCCATTATGAATGTTTTAGCTGAGCTGCATCAGGAACATGATCTAAAA TTGAATCTGAAGTTTGAGATTGAGGTGCTCTGCAAGAATCTTGCACTAGACATCAATGAGCTGAAACCTGGAAGTCTCCTGAAAGATAAGGATCGTCTGAAAAACCTGGACGAACAGCTGTCTGCTCCAAAGAAGGATGTGAAGCAGCCAGAAGAGCTACCACCCATCACAACAACTA CTGCTTCTACAACTCCAGCTACCAGCACCACTTGTACAGCCACAGTTCCTCCACAGCCCCAGTACAGTTATCATGACATTAACGTCTATTCTTTAGGAGGGTTGGCTCCACATATTACCCTAAATCCAACG ATTCCGCTGTTTCAAGCCCACCCGCAGCTGAAGCAGTGTGTGCGGCAGGCGATAGAGCGAGCAGTGCAAGAGCTTGTCCATCCAGTGGTCGATCGGTCCATCAAGATTGCCATGACTACTTGTGAGCAGATAGTCAGGAAGGACTTTGCACTGGATTCTGAAGAGTCACGGATGCGTGTGGCCGCGCACCACATGATGCGGAACCTGACCGCGGGGATGGCCATGATTACCTGCAGGGAACCTTTGCTGATGAGCATAGCTACCAACTTGAAAAACAGTTTTGCTACTGCGCTGAGG GCAGCCTCCCCACAACAGAGGGACATGATGGAGCAGGCGGCTGCCCAGCTAGCGCAGGATAACTGTGAGCTGGCGTGCTGCTTTATCCAGAAGACAGCTGTGGAAAAGGCAGGCCCTGAGATGGACAAGAGGCTCGCAACT GAATTTGAGCTCAGAAAACATGCTAGACAAGAGGGTCGTCGGTACTGTGATCCTGTCGTGTTAACTTACCAGGCTGAGCGGATGCCAGAACAGATCAGGTTGAAG GTTGGAGGTGTGGACCCAAAACAGCTGGCTGTTTATGAAGAGTTTGCACGTAATGTCCCTGGCTTCTTGCCTACCAATGACTTAACTCAGCCTACAGGATTCCTGGCTCAGCCTATGAAG CAGCAAGCTTGGGCCACAGATGACGTAGCACAAATCTATGACAAATGTATGACAGAACTGGAGCAGCACCTGCAGTCCATCCCACACACCCTGGCCATGAATCCTCAAGCTCAAGCATTGCGCAGCCTCTTGGAGGCTGTGGTAGTGGCTCGTAACTCCCGTGATGCTATTGCTGCACTTGGGCTACTGCAAAAG GCTGTAGAGGGTTTACTGGATGCCACCAGCGGGGCAGATGCCGACCTCCTGCTTCGCTATCGTGAGTGTCATCTGCTTGTGCTGAAGGCTCTGCAGGATGGCCGCGCATATGGATCTCCGTGGTGTAATAAACAAATTACTAG GTGCCTGATTGAATGCAGAGATGAGTATAAGTACAATGTGGAAGCTGTGGAGCTGCTAATCCGCAATCACCTTGTTAACATGCAGCAGTACGACCTTCACTTGGCTCAG TCAATGGAGAATGGTTTGAACTACATGGCTGTGGCGTTTGCCATGCAGTTGGTAAAGATCCTGTTGGTGGATGAGAGAAGTGTCGCCCACGTAACAGAGGCAGATTTGTTTCACACAATTGAGACACTCATGAGGATTAATGCTCATTCCAGAGGAAACGCTCCAGAAGG ATTACCCCAGCTGATGGAAGTGGTCCGATCAAACTACGAAGCAATGATTGACCGTGCTCATGGAGGTCCCAATTTCATGATGCATTCAGGAATTTCCCAAGCCTCTGAGTATGATGATCCGCCAGGTCTGAGGGAGAAGGCGGAATACCTGCTGAGGGAATGGGTGAACCTCTACCATTCAGCTGCCGCGGGCCGTGACAGTACCAAAGCATTCTCTGCGTTTGTTGGACAGGTAGAGCTTTTGGAAAGAAAG ATGCACCAGCAAGGAATCCTAAAAACAGACGACCTGATCACCCGCTTTTTCCGTCTTTGCACCGAAATGTGTGTTGAAATCAGCTATCGTGCTCAGGCTGAGCAACAGCACAATCCTGCTGCCAACCCCACTATGATTCGAGCCAAGTGCTACCATAATTTGGATGCCTTTGTGCGACTTATTGCGCTGCTAGTGAAGCACTCTGGGGAGGCAACCAACACTGTTACAAAGATCAACCTTCTGAATAAG GTTCTTGGTATTGTGGTTGGAGTTCTTCTGCAAGACCATGATGTTCGACAAAGTGAGTTTCAGCAACTCCCTTACCATCGCATTTTCATCATGTTACTGTTGGAATTAAATGCTCCTGAGCATGTGCTGGAGACCATCAACTTCCAGACACTCACAGCTTTCTG taacacatTTCACATCCTGAGGCCTACAAAAGCTCCAGGTTTTGTTTATGCCTGGCTGGAACTCATCTCCCATCGGATATTTATTGCAAGAATGCTGGCACATACACCACAGCAGAAG ggTTGGCCTATGTATGCCCAGTTACTGATTGATCTTTTCAAGTACTTGGCTCCTTTCCTTAGAAATGTGGAACTCACCAAACCTATGCAAATTCTttacaag GGCACTCTGCGTGTGTTGCTGGTCTTATTGCATGATTTCCCAGAATTTCTTTGTGACTACCATTATGGGTTCTGTGACGTGATCCCACCTAACTGTATTCAGCTAAGGAATCTGATCTTGAGTGCCTTCCCACGAAACATGAGGCTTCCAGACCCTTTCACCCCCAATCTAAAG GTGGACATGTTAAGTGAGATTAATATTGCACCACGAATACTCACGAATTTCACTGGAGTGATGccacctcagttcaagaaagatttGGATTCCTATCTCAAAACCCGTTCTCCAGTCACCTTTTTGTCTGACTTGCGCAGCAACCTACAA GTATCAAATGAACCTGGCAACCGCTACAACATCCAGCTGATTAATGCACTGGTGCTCTACGTAGGTACTCAAGCTATTGCGCACATTCACAACAAAGGCAGCACACCCTCTATGAGCACCATCACCCACTCGGCTCACATGGACATCTTCCAGAATTTGGCGGTAGACCTGGACACTGAAG GCCGGTACCTTTTCTTGAACGCAATTGCCAATCAGCTGCGATACCCCAACAGTCACACCCACTACTTCAGCTGCACCATGTTGTACCTGTTTGCAGAGGCCAACACTGAGGCCATCCAGGAGCAGATCACCAG GGTTCTCTTGGAACGACTGATTGTAAATAGGCCTCATCCCTGGGGTCTCCTTATTACTTTCATTGAGCTGATAAAAAACCCAGCATTTAAGTTCTGGAACCATGAGTTTGTTCACTGTGCTCCAGAAATCGAGAA GTTGTTCCAGTCAGTTGCACAGTGCTGCATGGGGCAGAAGCAGGCCCAGCAAGTCATGGAAGGGACTGGTGCCAGTTAG